Proteins from a genomic interval of Sulfurimonas sp. HSL3-2:
- a CDS encoding AsmA-like C-terminal domain-containing protein gives MSFSNLNIKKLYIKWDEKLVITADNIEVKTNAGQGSSLDYKKRLKSVIYILKNSNELSDLIQRIDIKKISVNDVEAAFKYKKGEKGFLTIRSEKVNLDCKIDADDKRSLISIEQFENSSKSITLNGTILIDNVHETLSSKLNLDIYNDAKLALYVYSNKIGIFYRLDSDKKIQNIQKILKLFPIPEYVDPWIYDALQMSKTDINKVYGYVEFSNLRNSLKNIYADAELYDVNYTFDKRLAPIVTTSTNIVFKNGILNIYPKNGTFHNQQLKKSYLDIDLNPGKNILTVYLDDLLALDDDMLYLLKTYNVILPFVQTSSKTDTKLDIAVKLADFGVDVNGTFKVDNADFLYNGLDLHVNDGYLTLNGAQVDIKKLKLSYKDKLESNVVGYLNPVKHQGNINIDVNSAKFYSNKLSLDSNASKLKLVYKASSKGDSIDVTPSVWHYGQNSIKVDRFDLKFDFSTLYAKLSAIELSVDSKMYAYLSGDVDLKNILADLKLDIVKLKYKNLQLNQAILPISIKYDKELQADIATKSVWQLNDDKVTLESAKFTLNRDYFKLINSSIKVDDTFSSNFYMAYDINKNIGYLSLNKVDVKNEYLKRFFNEDDEYHLRIDKNFKDTKVFLDKYGMEFDLNADEGWALKCNDISKVYKDVPYFSDYNITDGNINIFSDGADNGFIFNGKIKYPYKLLVKDNIPVEDYYFNGKYNSSDDIEMNINNTLNLKIKKDIKIKSDTVGFNVPEIIKFNNEHNVKTNNPEAMLVTLEADNSYLYFQTNRRMLADHFDLQYLNSEVTAQLKYKKGHAGFNLNKYGIFYLYGSNFNDEFMDQLFTTSRFSSGDLSFTLNGAFDNFAGIIEIKDTVLKDYKVLNNVFAFINTVPSLITFSLPDYSKDGLNVDNMYAGFTSKNGFFDISDISLNSKEIKIYGKGTLDLKSEDLNMDLNLKTDLGSKASKIPVVGYILFDKNSISTSLKVTGNMYDPKVSTTLAKDIVVAPLNIIKRTLLLPVELISPQGE, from the coding sequence TTGAGCTTTTCAAATCTTAATATAAAGAAATTATACATAAAATGGGATGAAAAGCTTGTCATAACAGCGGATAATATCGAAGTTAAAACAAATGCCGGTCAGGGATCAAGTCTTGATTATAAAAAACGTCTCAAAAGCGTGATCTACATTTTAAAGAACTCCAATGAGCTTTCTGATCTGATCCAGAGAATAGATATAAAAAAGATATCTGTAAATGATGTAGAAGCAGCATTTAAATATAAAAAAGGCGAAAAAGGGTTTTTGACCATACGATCAGAAAAAGTAAACCTTGACTGTAAAATCGATGCAGATGATAAACGTTCTCTGATATCTATCGAACAGTTTGAGAACAGTTCAAAATCCATTACTTTAAACGGAACGATCCTCATAGACAACGTCCACGAGACTTTATCAAGTAAGCTCAATCTAGATATTTATAATGATGCGAAACTTGCTCTTTATGTTTATTCAAATAAAATCGGTATCTTCTATAGACTTGATTCAGACAAAAAAATTCAAAATATTCAGAAGATACTTAAACTATTTCCTATTCCGGAATATGTCGATCCTTGGATCTATGATGCTCTGCAGATGAGTAAGACAGATATCAATAAGGTATATGGATACGTAGAGTTTTCCAACCTAAGAAACAGTCTTAAAAACATATATGCAGATGCAGAGTTATATGATGTAAACTATACATTTGATAAAAGACTCGCACCGATAGTCACTACAAGTACAAATATTGTCTTTAAAAACGGGATACTCAATATCTATCCGAAAAACGGGACATTTCATAATCAACAACTAAAAAAGAGTTATCTCGACATAGATCTAAATCCAGGAAAGAACATACTGACAGTTTATCTTGATGATCTCCTTGCCCTTGATGACGACATGCTCTATCTTTTAAAGACATATAATGTAATTCTCCCGTTTGTCCAGACAAGTTCAAAAACCGATACAAAGCTAGATATTGCCGTAAAACTTGCAGATTTCGGTGTCGATGTCAACGGCACATTTAAAGTAGACAACGCAGACTTCTTATATAACGGTCTAGACCTGCATGTAAATGATGGGTATTTAACACTTAACGGTGCACAGGTAGATATTAAAAAACTAAAACTTTCATATAAAGATAAATTGGAGTCAAATGTTGTCGGATACTTAAATCCTGTAAAACACCAAGGAAACATCAACATAGATGTAAACAGTGCAAAGTTTTATTCAAACAAACTTTCTTTAGACAGCAATGCCAGTAAATTAAAACTGGTGTATAAAGCGTCTTCAAAAGGAGACTCTATAGATGTCACTCCTTCTGTATGGCATTATGGCCAAAACAGTATAAAAGTAGACCGTTTCGATTTAAAATTTGATTTTAGTACTTTATATGCAAAACTCTCTGCTATAGAACTTTCTGTTGATAGTAAGATGTATGCATATCTATCCGGAGATGTAGATCTTAAAAATATATTGGCCGATCTAAAACTTGATATCGTCAAACTAAAATATAAAAACTTACAGCTGAATCAGGCAATACTACCGATATCTATAAAATATGACAAAGAACTTCAAGCTGATATCGCTACTAAAAGTGTTTGGCAGTTAAACGATGATAAAGTGACTTTGGAGTCGGCAAAGTTTACGCTAAACAGAGATTATTTTAAACTGATAAACAGCTCTATAAAAGTAGACGATACGTTTAGCTCAAACTTCTATATGGCTTACGATATAAATAAAAATATAGGCTACCTGTCGCTTAATAAAGTCGATGTCAAAAACGAGTATTTAAAAAGATTTTTCAATGAAGATGACGAATATCATCTAAGAATCGATAAGAACTTTAAAGACACCAAGGTGTTTTTAGACAAATACGGCATGGAGTTTGACTTAAACGCTGACGAGGGATGGGCTTTAAAATGTAATGATATCAGTAAAGTCTACAAAGATGTCCCCTACTTTTCGGACTATAACATAACTGACGGAAATATAAATATATTTTCAGACGGTGCAGATAACGGTTTTATATTCAACGGTAAAATAAAATATCCGTACAAACTGCTTGTAAAGGACAATATACCTGTCGAAGACTACTACTTTAACGGTAAATACAATTCATCCGATGACATAGAGATGAATATCAACAATACTCTTAATCTCAAGATCAAAAAAGATATTAAGATCAAATCAGATACAGTAGGATTCAATGTACCAGAAATCATAAAATTCAATAATGAACATAATGTGAAAACGAATAATCCGGAAGCGATGCTCGTTACACTTGAAGCAGACAACAGTTATCTTTATTTTCAAACAAACAGAAGGATGCTGGCAGATCATTTTGACCTGCAGTATTTAAACTCGGAAGTGACAGCACAGTTAAAATACAAAAAAGGCCATGCAGGATTTAATCTCAATAAATACGGGATATTTTATCTTTACGGTTCAAACTTTAACGATGAGTTCATGGACCAGCTCTTTACAACATCAAGATTCAGCAGTGGAGATCTCTCTTTTACTCTTAACGGGGCATTTGACAACTTTGCAGGGATCATCGAGATCAAAGATACGGTTTTAAAAGACTACAAGGTCTTAAATAACGTCTTTGCTTTTATAAACACCGTCCCCTCTTTAATAACATTCAGCCTGCCTGATTATTCAAAAGATGGCTTGAATGTGGACAATATGTATGCAGGTTTTACATCTAAAAACGGCTTTTTTGATATAAGCGATATCTCACTTAACTCAAAAGAGATCAAGATCTATGGAAAAGGTACACTTGATCTAAAATCTGAAGATTTAAACATGGATCTAAACCTCAAAACAGACCTAGGGTCAAAAGCTTCTAAGATCCCTGTCGTAGGGTATATACTCTTTGATAAAAATAGTATATCTACCTCTTTAAAAGTTACGGGGAATATGTATGATCCAAAAGTAAGCACGACTCTAGCAAAAGATATCGTAGTCGCTCCGTTAAATATTATCAAAAGAACGTTACTGCTGCCTGTGGAGTTGATATCTCCGCAGGGCGAATAA
- a CDS encoding ABC transporter permease, with amino-acid sequence MNKNIVPYLVKRFLRFDKEQPFIFLSALLAFLGITLGVMVLIVAMALMNGFDKEFKNKLTVMNYPLTILPKFYGSTNEQLLTTLVNDFPKLNFSPYVMSSVITRNGSKLEGGYIFGVDFEAEAKVNSILNKAMKGYNYPKFSVITGKSLKEEFQIQKGDKLMYIFTQVEPGGLSITPKIKRFTVEGFFDSGLIAYDKAYSYTDMRSLQKILGMASNQYDGIHVYSDNPHEDIIKIKKTLPNTVVIKGWWQDNVNFFAALEMEKKSLFIVLMLLILIASINIISSLLMTVMNRRAEIALLLSLGASKIQIKKVFLYLGIVIGIGGILAGIILGLSGIWILSNFDIVQLPKDVYPTTTLPLDLSLIDFSLIVFGAFFIVILSSYYPAKKASEVDILTVLRNE; translated from the coding sequence TTGAATAAAAATATAGTTCCCTATCTTGTCAAACGCTTTTTGCGTTTCGACAAAGAGCAGCCATTTATCTTCCTATCGGCTCTTCTTGCATTTTTAGGCATAACCCTCGGTGTTATGGTCTTAATAGTCGCTATGGCTCTTATGAACGGTTTTGACAAAGAGTTTAAAAACAAGCTTACTGTTATGAACTATCCTCTTACTATACTTCCAAAATTTTACGGTTCTACGAATGAACAGCTTTTGACTACGCTTGTAAACGATTTTCCAAAACTAAATTTCAGCCCTTATGTTATGTCTTCGGTCATCACAAGAAACGGATCAAAACTTGAAGGCGGCTATATATTCGGTGTAGACTTTGAAGCTGAAGCAAAAGTAAACAGCATACTCAATAAAGCGATGAAGGGTTACAACTATCCGAAGTTCAGCGTTATCACCGGAAAATCGCTAAAAGAGGAGTTTCAGATCCAAAAGGGCGATAAACTGATGTATATCTTTACTCAGGTCGAACCGGGCGGACTCTCTATCACTCCTAAAATAAAAAGATTTACGGTTGAAGGTTTTTTTGATTCGGGTCTTATAGCGTATGATAAAGCATACAGTTATACCGATATGAGGTCTTTGCAAAAGATCTTAGGTATGGCATCAAATCAATATGACGGAATACACGTATATTCAGACAATCCGCATGAAGATATCATAAAGATTAAAAAGACTCTTCCAAATACGGTCGTTATAAAAGGATGGTGGCAGGATAATGTCAATTTCTTTGCAGCTTTGGAGATGGAGAAAAAATCACTTTTTATCGTATTGATGCTTCTTATCCTTATCGCGTCTATAAACATTATCTCTTCACTTCTTATGACCGTGATGAATAGACGTGCAGAGATTGCACTTTTACTTTCGCTCGGTGCATCGAAGATACAGATTAAAAAGGTATTTTTATATCTTGGTATCGTAATCGGAATAGGGGGCATATTAGCCGGTATCATTCTTGGTCTAAGTGGTATATGGATATTAAGTAATTTTGATATCGTACAACTTCCAAAAGATGTCTATCCGACGACAACTCTTCCTCTTGATCTGAGCCTGATCGATTTCTCTCTTATTGTCTTTGGAGCATTTTTTATCGTTATCCTGTCATCTTACTACCCTGCTAAAAAAGCAAGTGAAGTAGATATACTGACAGTTTTAAGAAACGAATAG
- the secA gene encoding preprotein translocase subunit SecA: MLQAFMGKILGTKNDRELKKYKKRVNNINSLEQNYKNMSDDELKSSFAELKRSVLENEKSLDDVLEHSFAITREAAVRALNMRHYDVQLVGGMVLHEGRIAEMKTGEGKTLVATLPIILNAMTGKGVHLVTVNDYLAKRDATEMAPLYEFLGYSVGVVLETINDPEEKRKQYLADITYGTNNEFGFDYLRDNMSYTKEHMVQRGHHFVIVDEVDSILIDEARTPLIISGPVNRTLDAYKQANSVALKMTKEDHFTVDEKDRVILITEDGITKAEELFGVENLYGVENSTLSHHLDQALKANYLFEVDVDYVVNDGEIVIVDEFTGRLSEGRRFSEGLHQALEAKEGVEIKEETQTLADITFQNYFRMYDKLSGMTGTAQTEATEFAQIYNLDVVSIPTNIPVARQDLNDLIYKTEIEKFSAVIEKVKELSKNGQPVLIGTASIEKSEKLHELLKKEKIAHTVLNAKNHAQEGEIIKFAGAKGAITIATNMAGRGVDIKVNDEVKDLGGLYIIGTERHENRRIDNQLRGRSGRQGDPGTTQFYLSLEDNLLRIFGSDKIKSIMERLGVEDGEYIESKMVTRAVEKAQKKVENLHYEGRKQIVEYDDVANEQRKIIYRFRNELLNPEYEISKKVDSVREEYLASVLIECGIFNGSSSEDFNLEKLSLVLKEEINFDLDIESLKALDYDELYSKLYSDIKKSYDEKMSVLDEELRGEVEREFYLKTLDTAWREHLYTMDNMKTGIRLRAYNQKDPLVEYKKESFNLFSELVENIKYNTIKTLHIIQFQLKSAEDEAAEFARRQEIERRQEEAQMTLNLHDDDDLNGERKVARNDPCPCGSGKKYKQCCGKSGPKKGVFAS, encoded by the coding sequence ATGCTACAAGCATTCATGGGTAAGATACTTGGTACTAAAAATGACAGAGAGCTTAAAAAATATAAAAAGCGTGTCAATAATATAAACAGTTTAGAACAAAATTACAAAAATATGAGTGATGATGAGCTAAAAAGCTCTTTTGCCGAATTGAAAAGATCTGTTTTAGAGAATGAAAAAAGTTTAGATGATGTTTTAGAACACTCTTTTGCTATTACCAGAGAAGCTGCTGTTAGAGCTTTAAACATGAGACACTACGATGTTCAGTTAGTCGGTGGAATGGTCCTGCATGAAGGTAGAATTGCAGAGATGAAGACAGGTGAGGGTAAGACACTTGTCGCTACTCTTCCGATCATCTTAAATGCAATGACGGGTAAAGGTGTCCATCTGGTAACCGTAAACGATTATCTTGCAAAACGTGATGCTACGGAAATGGCTCCGCTTTACGAATTCTTAGGATACAGTGTAGGCGTAGTGCTTGAAACTATTAATGACCCTGAAGAGAAACGTAAACAGTATCTGGCCGATATCACATACGGAACAAATAACGAATTTGGATTTGATTATCTTCGTGACAATATGAGCTATACAAAAGAGCATATGGTTCAGCGTGGACATCACTTCGTTATCGTGGATGAAGTCGACTCTATTCTTATCGATGAAGCAAGAACTCCTCTTATCATATCAGGTCCGGTAAACAGAACTCTAGATGCGTATAAGCAGGCAAACAGTGTAGCGCTTAAGATGACGAAAGAGGACCATTTTACGGTAGATGAGAAAGACAGAGTCATTCTTATCACGGAAGATGGAATCACAAAAGCTGAAGAACTTTTCGGTGTTGAGAACCTTTACGGTGTAGAGAATTCTACACTTTCACATCACCTTGACCAAGCTTTAAAAGCAAACTACCTTTTTGAAGTCGATGTCGACTACGTCGTAAATGACGGCGAGATAGTTATCGTTGATGAGTTTACGGGACGTTTAAGTGAAGGACGTAGATTCTCTGAAGGTCTGCACCAAGCACTAGAGGCAAAAGAGGGTGTAGAGATCAAAGAAGAGACTCAGACGCTTGCAGACATCACATTCCAAAACTACTTTAGAATGTATGATAAGCTTTCAGGTATGACAGGTACGGCTCAAACTGAGGCTACAGAGTTTGCTCAGATATATAACCTTGATGTCGTTTCGATCCCTACAAACATCCCTGTTGCCCGTCAAGACTTGAATGACTTGATCTATAAGACGGAGATAGAAAAGTTCAGTGCGGTAATCGAGAAGGTAAAAGAGCTTTCAAAGAACGGTCAGCCTGTTCTTATCGGTACGGCTTCGATAGAAAAATCTGAAAAACTTCATGAACTGCTTAAAAAAGAGAAGATAGCGCATACTGTATTAAATGCAAAAAATCACGCTCAAGAGGGTGAGATCATTAAGTTTGCCGGAGCAAAAGGTGCTATTACCATTGCTACAAACATGGCTGGACGTGGTGTCGACATTAAAGTAAACGACGAGGTCAAAGATCTTGGCGGACTTTATATCATCGGTACTGAAAGACATGAGAACCGTCGTATAGATAACCAGCTTCGCGGACGTTCAGGTCGTCAGGGTGATCCGGGAACGACACAGTTCTATCTTTCACTGGAAGACAACCTTCTTAGAATCTTCGGCTCTGACAAGATCAAATCTATCATGGAAAGACTCGGTGTCGAAGACGGTGAGTACATAGAATCGAAGATGGTCACGCGTGCAGTTGAAAAAGCACAGAAAAAAGTCGAGAACCTTCACTATGAAGGGCGTAAGCAGATCGTTGAGTATGATGATGTCGCAAATGAGCAAAGAAAGATCATTTACAGATTTAGAAATGAGCTTTTAAATCCTGAGTATGAAATATCTAAAAAAGTCGATTCGGTTAGAGAAGAGTACTTGGCAAGTGTACTCATAGAATGTGGTATCTTTAACGGTTCTTCTTCTGAAGATTTCAATCTTGAAAAACTTTCTCTTGTTTTAAAAGAGGAGATCAACTTTGACTTGGATATTGAGAGTCTAAAAGCATTGGATTACGATGAACTATATAGTAAATTATATAGCGATATCAAGAAATCATATGATGAGAAGATGAGCGTACTTGATGAAGAACTTCGCGGTGAAGTTGAAAGAGAGTTCTATTTAAAAACACTCGATACTGCTTGGAGAGAGCACCTATATACGATGGATAATATGAAAACAGGTATCCGTCTGCGTGCATATAACCAAAAAGATCCGTTAGTTGAGTATAAAAAAGAGAGTTTCAATCTCTTTAGCGAGCTGGTTGAAAACATTAAATATAACACGATAAAGACACTTCATATTATTCAATTTCAATTGAAATCAGCTGAGGATGAAGCAGCGGAATTTGCTCGTCGTCAAGAGATCGAAAGAAGACAGGAAGAGGCTCAGATGACTCTTAACCTACATGACGATGATGATCTTAACGGAGAAAGAAAAGTGGCAAGAAACGACCCTTGTCCTTGTGGAAGCGGTAAAAAATATAAGCAATGCTGCGGCAAAAGCGGTCCAAAAAAAGGTGTATTTGCTTCTTGA
- the lolA gene encoding LolA-like outer membrane lipoprotein chaperone, translated as MKKTIALSLLCANLFGFADNLNTFSAHFVQTVVDDKNTTIEYSGDIKAKRPNMAMWNYVKPIKKEIYINNEDLVIIEPEIEQVILKKVGSTIAFFEMLKNAKKIDNEHYVAKYEKMNLHINVKGDKIISITYLDELENRVTIIFSNQVENKEIDDSAFKADIPLNFDLIYQ; from the coding sequence ATGAAAAAGACGATCGCTTTATCACTTTTATGTGCAAATCTTTTTGGTTTTGCCGACAACTTAAACACTTTTTCGGCGCACTTTGTACAGACAGTCGTAGATGATAAGAACACGACCATCGAATACAGCGGAGACATAAAGGCAAAAAGACCGAATATGGCTATGTGGAACTACGTAAAACCGATAAAGAAAGAGATATATATCAATAATGAAGACCTTGTGATAATAGAGCCTGAGATCGAGCAGGTAATACTTAAAAAAGTGGGAAGTACCATCGCCTTTTTCGAGATGCTGAAAAACGCTAAAAAAATAGACAACGAACACTATGTAGCAAAATATGAGAAGATGAACCTGCATATCAATGTAAAAGGCGATAAGATCATCTCGATTACATACCTTGATGAATTAGAAAACAGAGTCACGATAATTTTTAGTAATCAAGTAGAAAATAAAGAGATAGACGATAGTGCTTTTAAAGCGGATATACCGTTAAACTTTGATCTGATATATCAATAA
- the acnB gene encoding bifunctional aconitate hydratase 2/2-methylisocitrate dehydratase, with amino-acid sequence MAFIEDYKAHVAERAELGVPPLPLSAEQTAQLIEMIKKGEGDTSFNVDLLTNRVSPGVDDAAYVKAAFLNDVAQESVKVAAIAPEQAIEILGMMLGGYNVKPLVDALTSKNSAVVKAATEALKHTLLVYDAFNDVEELHKAGNAAATEVMTSWANAEWFTSKPALAEEITVTVYKVPGETNTDDLSPASEAFTRSDIPLHANSMLTAKMENPIETIAKLKEAGHPVAYVGDVVGTGSSRKSGVNSVQWHMGEDIPGVPNKRTGGVVLGSIIAPIFFATCEDSGALPLELDVTNMETGDVVTIYPYKGEAHKNGACIATFKLNPNTITDEVRAGGRIPLIIGRGLTTKARTALGMGTDDIFLRPEQPADNGKGYTLAQKMVGKACGMEGVKPGMYCEPVTSTVGSQDTTGPMTRDEIKELASLGFSADLVMQSFCHTAAYPKPSDVTMHHTLPDFISNRGGIALRPGDGVIHSWLNRMVLPDTVGTGADSHTRFPIGISFPGGSGIVAFAGVTGSMPLTMPESVLVRFSGELQPGITLRDLVNAIPHQAIKEGLLTVEKKGKKNIFAGRILEIEGLPTLKCEQAFELSDASAERSAAACTVKLDKEPVIEYIKSNIVLLEQMIEAGYEDKRTIARRIEKMKEWLANPVLMEADKDAEYAAVIDIDLNQITEPILACPNDPDDVATLTEILADPKRPHIINEVFVGSCMTNIGHYRALGEVLRGEGAVPTRLWVCPPTRMDEKQLTEEGYYSVYGAAGARTEIPGCSLCMGNQARVAEGATVFSTSTRNFDNRLGKDAKVYLGSAELAAVCAMLGYLPTKEEYLNIVPQKIGGKEEDIYKYLNFNLIQDYKL; translated from the coding sequence ATGGCTTTTATCGAAGATTACAAAGCTCACGTTGCTGAGCGTGCAGAGTTGGGTGTTCCTCCACTTCCACTTTCAGCTGAACAAACAGCACAATTAATAGAGATGATCAAAAAAGGTGAGGGTGATACAAGTTTTAATGTTGACCTACTTACAAATCGTGTCTCCCCGGGTGTTGATGATGCAGCTTACGTAAAAGCGGCATTTTTAAATGATGTAGCACAAGAGAGTGTTAAAGTTGCTGCGATCGCACCAGAACAAGCTATTGAAATACTTGGTATGATGCTTGGCGGATACAATGTTAAGCCTCTTGTTGATGCATTGACATCAAAAAACAGCGCAGTTGTTAAAGCAGCTACAGAAGCATTAAAACACACTTTACTTGTATATGATGCGTTCAATGATGTAGAAGAGTTACATAAAGCTGGAAATGCAGCTGCTACTGAAGTTATGACTTCATGGGCAAATGCTGAGTGGTTTACTTCAAAACCAGCTCTAGCAGAAGAGATCACAGTTACTGTTTATAAAGTTCCTGGTGAGACAAATACGGATGATCTTTCTCCGGCTTCTGAAGCGTTTACACGTTCAGACATCCCTCTTCATGCAAACTCTATGCTTACTGCTAAGATGGAAAACCCGATAGAGACTATCGCTAAACTAAAAGAAGCAGGACATCCTGTTGCTTATGTTGGTGATGTTGTCGGTACTGGTTCAAGCCGTAAATCTGGTGTAAACTCTGTTCAATGGCATATGGGTGAAGATATCCCTGGTGTTCCTAACAAGCGTACTGGCGGTGTTGTTCTTGGTAGCATTATCGCTCCGATCTTCTTCGCTACTTGTGAAGATTCTGGTGCATTACCGTTAGAGTTAGATGTTACAAATATGGAAACTGGTGACGTTGTTACTATCTACCCATATAAAGGCGAAGCACACAAAAACGGTGCATGTATCGCTACATTTAAACTAAACCCGAACACTATCACTGATGAAGTACGTGCAGGTGGGCGTATTCCACTTATCATCGGTCGTGGTCTTACTACAAAAGCTCGTACTGCTCTTGGAATGGGTACGGATGATATCTTCCTACGTCCTGAGCAACCAGCTGACAACGGTAAAGGGTATACATTAGCTCAAAAAATGGTTGGTAAAGCTTGTGGTATGGAAGGTGTTAAACCTGGTATGTACTGTGAGCCTGTGACTTCTACTGTTGGTAGTCAAGATACAACTGGTCCAATGACTCGTGATGAGATCAAAGAGCTTGCATCACTTGGTTTCTCTGCTGACCTTGTAATGCAGTCTTTCTGTCACACTGCGGCATATCCAAAACCGTCAGATGTTACAATGCATCACACTTTACCTGACTTTATCTCAAACCGTGGCGGTATCGCTTTACGTCCGGGTGACGGAGTTATCCACTCTTGGTTAAACAGAATGGTTCTTCCGGATACTGTAGGTACCGGTGCTGACAGTCATACACGTTTTCCTATAGGGATCTCTTTCCCTGGTGGTTCTGGTATCGTTGCATTCGCTGGTGTTACTGGAAGTATGCCTTTAACTATGCCTGAGTCTGTACTTGTTCGTTTCAGCGGAGAGCTACAACCTGGTATCACTTTACGTGACTTAGTTAATGCTATTCCTCACCAAGCGATCAAAGAGGGCTTACTTACTGTTGAGAAAAAAGGTAAGAAAAATATCTTCGCTGGCCGTATCTTAGAGATCGAGGGTCTTCCTACTCTAAAATGTGAGCAGGCATTTGAGCTTTCTGATGCTTCTGCTGAACGTTCAGCTGCAGCTTGTACTGTTAAACTGGACAAAGAGCCTGTAATCGAGTACATCAAATCTAACATCGTTCTTTTAGAGCAGATGATAGAAGCTGGTTATGAAGATAAACGTACTATCGCTAGAAGAATCGAGAAGATGAAAGAGTGGTTAGCAAATCCGGTACTAATGGAAGCTGATAAAGATGCAGAATATGCTGCAGTTATCGATATCGATCTTAACCAGATCACTGAGCCGATCCTTGCTTGTCCAAACGATCCGGATGATGTTGCTACGTTAACTGAGATCTTAGCTGATCCTAAACGTCCACATATCATCAACGAAGTATTCGTAGGTTCATGTATGACAAACATCGGTCACTACCGTGCACTTGGTGAAGTCTTAAGAGGTGAGGGTGCAGTTCCTACACGTCTATGGGTATGTCCTCCGACTAGAATGGATGAAAAACAACTTACTGAAGAGGGTTACTACTCTGTTTACGGTGCTGCAGGTGCTAGAACTGAGATCCCTGGATGTTCATTATGTATGGGTAACCAAGCGCGTGTTGCTGAGGGTGCTACAGTATTCTCTACTTCTACTCGTAACTTCGATAACCGTCTTGGAAAAGATGCGAAAGTTTACCTTGGTTCTGCTGAGCTTGCAGCTGTTTGTGCAATGCTTGGATACCTACCGACTAAAGAGGAGTACTTAAACATAGTACCTCAAAAAATCGGCGGTAAAGAGGAAGATATCTATAAATATCTGAACTTCAACCTTATCCAAGATTACAAACTGTAA